The Lolium rigidum isolate FL_2022 chromosome 2, APGP_CSIRO_Lrig_0.1, whole genome shotgun sequence genomic interval GGAGAGGAGATCAAAGGTATATGTTGATACCAATGTAAAATATTGATGCTGTCAGAGGGAATTAGACTCGCAGTGCTCCAATATAAAACTGTACTTGGAATTTGGAAGCCTCTTGATGTCTTGGGAATTGTTACTTATACATCAACTATAGATAACTCAAGGAAaccataattaaaaataataagctAGCCATCTACTGGGCTAAGTTATTCTCCCAGAAGGCTTAATTATAGCAGTAACACGTATGTCTGAACTTTGTCAGCTGCAGagtaaagttaattaatttagtcCCAAGTAATCAAGATAATGCTAATCCCAAAATGGACCCAGAATCTGTACAGCTCATTGAGATCCTCGTCATGTGGTAAAGACCAAAGAGACCCTACAGAGTTCAACAATGGTTGATTATTCTAAAGATCTGCTATAAGAACCTGTTCTTGCGTGTGTGCAAAGGTGTGAACAATAAGCCGAATAGTAGGAAGAGGAAACCCTACAAAGGGAGCAACCAAGAGAGCTAAGTTCAACTCTGGAACTTAAGACCAAGCTTATTTTTCTTGTTAAGTAGCTGCAAGACAGAGTACCGTCATAGTTTTTTTGCTCGCTTTGGCTGATAGAAATAGGCAGTACTTAGAGGTAAATTGTTTAGGTTTGAAGCTAGGAAGTCGCTGTTGTATGTCAATCTTATGTCCAGTGATAGAACGTTCTCCCTCTTCTATCCTCAATAATCAGTAGAAACCCAGAACCTTGCTAGTTTCTATCCAGTAAAGTCTGACCTTACAAATCAGCCATTAGGGTTTAGTACGTCCCTGATAACCATAAGTAGGTTACACTGCTTGAGCTAGTTACTTAACACCCAGCTAGTGGTTGTTCACGGTGGTGGAGCTATGGAAGAGATCAGAAGTGATGATATAGAGAAGCAAGATGAAGCTATGTTACCTGGCTTCAGGTTTCATCCAACGGATGAAGAGCTTGTCAGGTTCTATCTTAAAAGGAAGATCCAGCAGAAGTCTCTTCCCATTGAGCTTATTAGGCAGCTGGACATCTACAAGTTTGATCCATGGGATCTCCCAAGTAAGTTCTATAAATCCCTTGTCAACTATCTTTTGTTTCTCTGCACAGACCGATAAAGAGAGATGAAGTCTATATTCAATGATAAgactactattggtacatatttgtTCTTTCTGTATGGTTGGCATGAAGTATGCATGCTCCATCTTTGAAACCTCGTATTTTGGTAGATATTTTCTTTCCCACTCGATTGTTTCGGAAGAGAACTCTCACGATTTTGCATGCATCTTTTGGTTACTGTTTCTTTGAGGTTGTGCTCAGCAAATAAGAGAAGTTTACTACATcggatttttgtttttgttttgggtGTTAACCCTAGGAAAATATTTATAGTATGATTTTCAGGTCAGACATAATAGCAGCTTACTCATATAATTGTTTTTGGAGTAACCACTAAATAGTTGCATGCACTTTAGCACAGAAAACTAGATGTATGTTATCACACAATTCCATTTTTGAGTTTATATGATCACCCATGCAGGTTTCTTATATGATCACTATCGTTAAGCCTAAATAACTGACTAACAGGTTTAAAAGTTGAATTCTCCAGGAGAAAAAAGGCAAGCAGGCATGATTCATATGCAATTATCACTTCACATTCTTGACCAAAATAGCACCAAATTGATAAGCCTAACTTAACTGACCTGTGGTTACATATGGAGTTTCACGATACACAGCATGAAACTTGTTCTTGGTGACAACTACTTACAAAATTAATTACTTTTCTGAATGCAGAACTAGCAAGTACCGGAGAGAAGGAGTGGTATTTCTACTGCCCAAGGGATAGGAAGTATCGGAACAGCACAAGGCCTAACAGGGTAACTGGAGCTGGCTTCTGGAAGGCCACTGGAACCGACAGACCAATTTACTCCTCCGACGGGAGCAAGTGCATAGGCTTGAAAAAATCGCTCGTCTTTTACAAGGGTAGAGCGGCCAAAGGCGTTAAAACCGACTGGATGATGCATGAGTTTCGGCTGCCATCACTCACCGATCCTTCCTTTCCACAGAAGAAGCCACTGGAGAAGACTATTCCACcaaatgtaagcaatttacatccTGCAAAATTTGTGAGAAACAACTCTGAATTAGTGACTAAGCATGTAATTATAATGCGAATTATGTGGGATAAAAATCCACAATATATCCTTTAAACCTGTAAAAATTGCTACCACTTCAACATTACATGTCTTCCATATATACTGAGATAATATGCAATATATTTCCTTTCAAAACTGATATCCTGAAATATAAACTCCAAAATGCGAATAAAAACTAACTGTTGCACCATGGTGCCTGGGCACCACGAATCATAAAAGGATACTTCTTATCCCTCCGACAGCATTTAAGGTTCAAACATAGTAATTTTTTACATATCACATACCAATTTATTTGATATTTCATATACTATTGAAAGTGTAAGATAATAGTAAATAATTTATCTTTCACAATGAAAATCACTAACCAGCATTTTTTTCCTAATTTCCCCTCATGAGCAGGATTCCTGGGCCATCTGCAGGATTTTCAAGAAAACCAACGCCACAGCACAGAGAGCGCTCTCACACTCATGGGTCTCTCCTCACTTATCCAGCACAAATGGAACCTACATTCCTCCTCATTTGCAAAACACACATAGAAGTCGGCATGCCTCAGAGAACACATCATCCGCAATGACAAACATCATCTCCTCCAACATACAGTTCACTGGCAGTGCATACTTTCCTTCAGTAGTTTCCTCCTGTCAGAACACACTCAGCATCATTGACAGC includes:
- the LOC124688408 gene encoding protein FEZ-like is translated as MEEIRSDDIEKQDEAMLPGFRFHPTDEELVRFYLKRKIQQKSLPIELIRQLDIYKFDPWDLPKLASTGEKEWYFYCPRDRKYRNSTRPNRVTGAGFWKATGTDRPIYSSDGSKCIGLKKSLVFYKGRAAKGVKTDWMMHEFRLPSLTDPSFPQKKPLEKTIPPNDSWAICRIFKKTNATAQRALSHSWV